The Hypnocyclicus thermotrophus genome includes a window with the following:
- the rplV gene encoding 50S ribosomal protein L22, whose product MEAKAIARYVRLTPRKARLVADLVRGKSALEALDILTFTNKKAAGVIKKVLNSAIANATNNFEMDEEKLYVSKIMVDEGPKLKRLNPRAMGRADIIHKKTSHVTVVVSEK is encoded by the coding sequence GTGGAAGCTAAAGCAATAGCTCGTTATGTGAGATTAACTCCAAGAAAAGCTAGATTAGTAGCAGACTTAGTAAGAGGAAAATCTGCTTTAGAAGCATTAGATATATTAACGTTTACAAATAAAAAAGCAGCTGGAGTAATTAAAAAAGTATTAAATTCTGCAATTGCAAATGCAACAAATAACTTCGAGATGGATGAAGAAAAATTATATGTATCTAAAATAATGGTAGATGAAGGACCAAAATTAAAAAGATTAAACCCAAGAGCTATGGGAAGAGCAGATATTATTCATAAGAAAACAAGTCACGTAACTGTAGTAGTTAGTGAAAAGTAA